One Halobaculum roseum DNA segment encodes these proteins:
- a CDS encoding DUF7346 family protein produces the protein MQSVRDADGTRYLLVKRSAESSLVRDPATGEERYVPNDDLEPDGESPLSAAADGLPPELRRAVLACRDERALGLLVEFADRGALSVRTLLDAYDLCESDLHGLLAEFRAAGLLAETTVAGERGYEPTEAALRVVERFRD, from the coding sequence ATGCAGTCGGTTCGGGACGCGGACGGAACGCGGTATCTGCTCGTCAAGCGGTCGGCGGAGTCGAGTCTCGTGCGCGACCCGGCGACCGGCGAGGAGCGCTACGTCCCGAACGACGACCTCGAGCCCGACGGCGAGTCGCCGCTGTCGGCGGCCGCCGACGGCTTACCGCCCGAACTTCGCCGGGCGGTGCTGGCGTGTCGCGACGAGCGCGCGCTCGGGCTGCTCGTGGAGTTCGCTGACCGGGGAGCGCTGTCGGTACGAACGCTGTTGGACGCCTACGACCTGTGTGAATCCGACCTCCACGGGCTGCTCGCGGAGTTTCGCGCCGCGGGGCTGCTCGCGGAGACCACCGTCGCCGGCGAGCGCGGCTACGAGCCCACGGAGGCGGCGCTGCGGGTCGTCGAACGGTTCCGCGACTGA
- a CDS encoding flippase-like domain-containing protein: MSSPDGCPDTAPDGVDGAGIGTAAGDAATDGIRVSVVLPAFNEAATIEGTVRTTVGTLEEFLPNDAFEVIVAEDGCDDDTPEIADRLAREDDRVLHFHSDRRLGRGGALEFAFERAAGDTLVYFDTDLATDMGHLEELVAKIDREGYDVATGSRWIPGDEADRPAKRGVPSRGFNVIVRTVLRSRLRDHQCGFKALSREAFEELHEAVEDDHWFWDTELLVRAQRRGLRVAEFPVEWEPQGDSKVDLVRDVFGMGSQIVRLWWQLSVSPRITRTRTVAAGIVLTVAALALMTVYLDPSAVLSAFEGADPVPVAAATLVYLLSWPLRGLRYRDILTELGYREKLGFLTGAVFISQTGNLVFPARAGDAVRAYVVKARRGIPYPTGFASLAAERVFDLLTITAMAGAVLAGLLVTDGTSVVAAAVSANVPGVPPAAVSRAIQVAAGIGVVAVASLFVIVATARSDRNYVRDVVSRFSSDSYVDYVAGVIEEFAAGVQTVAGTRASFARVGGVSVVVWTLDVVTALLVLAAFPAAIDAMTVTQLVVVGFFAVSVGNLAKVLPLSPGGIGLYEAAFTALVVGLGGVPAAVAFAAAVLDHAVKNAVTVAGGVASMIGFNVSLTDAVDETAELDEEAEREGSEYPSDDD; this comes from the coding sequence ATGAGTAGTCCGGACGGGTGCCCAGATACCGCCCCCGACGGCGTGGACGGCGCCGGCATCGGCACCGCCGCCGGCGACGCCGCTACCGACGGGATCCGCGTCAGCGTCGTGCTCCCCGCGTTCAACGAGGCGGCGACCATCGAGGGGACCGTCCGGACGACCGTCGGGACGCTGGAGGAATTCCTCCCGAACGACGCCTTCGAGGTGATCGTCGCCGAGGACGGCTGCGACGACGACACGCCCGAAATCGCCGACCGGCTCGCCCGCGAGGACGACCGGGTGCTCCACTTCCACAGCGACCGGCGGCTGGGTCGCGGCGGCGCCCTGGAGTTCGCGTTCGAGCGCGCGGCCGGCGACACGCTCGTGTACTTCGACACGGACCTCGCGACGGACATGGGCCACCTGGAGGAGCTGGTGGCGAAGATCGACCGCGAGGGCTACGACGTGGCGACGGGGTCGCGGTGGATCCCCGGCGACGAGGCGGACCGCCCGGCCAAGCGCGGCGTCCCCTCGCGCGGGTTCAACGTCATCGTTCGGACCGTCCTCCGGTCCCGGCTGCGCGACCACCAGTGCGGCTTCAAGGCGCTCTCGCGGGAGGCGTTCGAGGAGCTCCACGAGGCCGTCGAGGACGACCACTGGTTCTGGGACACGGAGCTTCTGGTGCGCGCCCAGCGCAGGGGGCTCCGGGTCGCGGAGTTCCCCGTCGAGTGGGAGCCGCAGGGCGACTCGAAGGTCGACCTCGTTCGCGACGTGTTCGGCATGGGGAGCCAGATCGTTCGGCTGTGGTGGCAGCTGTCCGTGTCGCCGCGGATCACCCGCACCCGGACGGTCGCCGCCGGCATCGTCCTCACGGTCGCCGCGCTGGCGCTGATGACGGTGTATCTCGACCCGTCGGCGGTCCTTTCGGCGTTCGAGGGCGCCGACCCGGTCCCGGTCGCCGCCGCGACGCTCGTGTACCTCCTCTCGTGGCCGCTGCGGGGGCTGCGGTACCGCGACATCCTCACGGAACTGGGCTACCGAGAGAAGCTCGGGTTCCTCACCGGGGCGGTGTTCATCAGCCAGACCGGCAACCTCGTGTTCCCGGCTCGCGCCGGCGACGCGGTTCGCGCGTACGTCGTGAAGGCGCGCCGCGGGATCCCGTACCCGACGGGCTTCGCCTCGCTGGCGGCCGAGCGCGTGTTCGACCTGCTCACCATCACCGCGATGGCCGGCGCGGTGCTCGCGGGGCTGCTCGTCACCGACGGGACGAGCGTGGTCGCCGCGGCGGTGTCGGCGAACGTCCCGGGCGTCCCGCCGGCGGCCGTCTCGCGGGCGATCCAGGTCGCCGCCGGCATCGGCGTCGTCGCGGTCGCCAGCCTTTTCGTCATCGTCGCGACCGCCCGTAGCGACCGCAACTACGTCCGTGACGTGGTCTCCCGCTTCTCCTCGGACTCGTACGTCGACTACGTCGCCGGCGTGATCGAGGAGTTCGCCGCCGGCGTCCAGACGGTGGCCGGAACGCGCGCCTCGTTCGCCCGCGTCGGCGGCGTCTCCGTGGTCGTGTGGACGCTCGACGTGGTGACGGCGCTGCTCGTGCTGGCGGCGTTCCCCGCCGCCATCGACGCCATGACGGTCACCCAGCTGGTCGTCGTCGGCTTCTTCGCCGTCTCCGTCGGCAACCTCGCGAAGGTGCTGCCGCTGTCGCCCGGCGGCATCGGGCTGTACGAGGCCGCCTTCACCGCGCTCGTGGTCGGGCTCGGCGGCGTCCCCGCGGCCGTCGCGTTCGCGGCGGCGGTGCTGGACCACGCGGTGAAGAACGCCGTCACGGTCGCCGGCGGCGTCGCCTCGATGATCGGGTTCAACGTCTCGCTCACCGACGCCGTCGACGAGACGGCCGAGCTGGACGAGGAGGCCGAGCGCGAGGGGAGCGAGTACCCGAGCGACGACGATTGA
- the mre11 gene encoding DNA double-strand break repair protein Mre11: MTRVIHTGDTHIGYRQYHSPERRADFLDAFERVVADAVDDDVAAVIHAGDLFHDRRPDLPDLLGVLSALRTLDDADIPFLAVVGNHESTRGGQWLDLFESMGLATRLDDEPTVIGDTAFYGLDHVPESRRDELDYEFAPHDADAAALVSHGLFEPFAYADWDTEELLEQSTVDFDAMLLGDNHTPDTAQVSGTWVTYCGSTERASASERDPRGYNLVRLGADAEAGDDAVDIRRRALETRPFVFVDVELGDGEGLDRVRDRVRERDVADAVVIVRVTGDGEPIAPAAVEEFAAERGALIARVTDRREVEAETELSVNFADPDEAVRERIGELDLSEGAREVDDVVRGDLPDSNVREEAKRRIENRLDGDDAAGSVDDGAAVDEAPGGDGDTPEEGSPSADPDGDGQLTLGDSR; encoded by the coding sequence ATGACGCGGGTTATCCACACCGGCGACACCCACATCGGGTACCGCCAGTACCACTCGCCCGAGCGGCGAGCGGACTTCCTCGACGCCTTCGAGCGGGTCGTCGCCGACGCGGTCGACGATGACGTGGCCGCGGTGATCCACGCCGGCGACCTGTTCCACGACCGCCGGCCCGACCTCCCCGACCTGCTCGGCGTGCTCTCGGCCCTCCGGACGCTGGACGACGCCGACATCCCGTTCCTCGCGGTCGTCGGCAACCACGAGTCCACGCGCGGCGGGCAGTGGCTCGACCTGTTCGAGTCGATGGGGCTGGCGACCCGGCTGGACGACGAGCCCACCGTGATCGGCGACACGGCGTTCTACGGGCTCGATCACGTCCCGGAGAGCAGGCGCGACGAGCTCGACTACGAGTTCGCGCCCCACGACGCCGACGCCGCCGCTCTGGTGAGCCACGGCCTGTTCGAGCCGTTCGCGTACGCCGACTGGGACACCGAGGAGCTGCTGGAGCAGTCGACCGTCGACTTCGACGCGATGCTGTTGGGGGACAACCACACGCCCGACACCGCGCAGGTGTCGGGCACGTGGGTGACCTACTGCGGGTCGACCGAGCGCGCGTCCGCCAGCGAGCGCGACCCCCGCGGCTACAACCTCGTCCGCCTCGGCGCCGACGCCGAGGCCGGCGACGACGCGGTCGACATCCGCCGTCGCGCGCTGGAGACGCGCCCGTTCGTTTTCGTCGACGTGGAACTCGGTGACGGCGAGGGGCTTGACCGCGTCCGCGACCGCGTCCGCGAGCGCGATGTCGCGGACGCGGTCGTCATCGTCCGGGTCACCGGCGACGGCGAGCCGATCGCGCCCGCGGCCGTCGAGGAGTTCGCCGCCGAGCGCGGCGCGCTCATCGCCCGCGTCACCGACCGTCGCGAGGTCGAGGCGGAGACGGAGCTGTCGGTGAATTTCGCCGACCCGGACGAGGCGGTTCGCGAGCGCATCGGCGAGCTCGACCTGTCGGAGGGCGCCCGCGAGGTAGACGACGTGGTCCGCGGCGACCTCCCCGACTCGAACGTCCGTGAGGAGGCGAAACGGCGGATCGAGAACCGACTGGACGGCGACGACGCGGCCGGTTCCGTGGACGACGGCGCGGCCGTGGACGAGGCGCCCGGCGGGGACGGCGATACCCCGGAGGAGGGATCCCCGTCGGCCGACCCGGACGGCGACGGGCAGCTCACGTTGGGTGATTCACGGTGA
- a CDS encoding DUF7331 family protein, which produces MTHASDTPLERSGASPDEAVETVEAYEDDGRTVLYDAENPLAWVEASESVTLADAA; this is translated from the coding sequence ATGACCCACGCATCCGACACCCCGTTGGAGCGCTCGGGCGCGAGCCCGGACGAGGCCGTCGAGACGGTCGAGGCGTACGAGGACGACGGGCGAACGGTGCTGTACGACGCGGAGAACCCGCTCGCGTGGGTGGAGGCGAGCGAGTCGGTCACGCTCGCGGACGCGGCGTAA
- a CDS encoding DUF84 family protein: MRIGVGSGNPVKREATERAVAGAGGPGGNGDGFDGDADGLGDDTVVEACPVPSGVSEQPVGHVETRTGAVNRANAVLDENGETYDLGVGIEGGVAEYAGSDGLFLVMWAAVADGERVGVGTGPSLALPGSIAARVRDGEELGPVMDDVLGESDVARNQGAAGALTGGRVDRTDALRTAVAGALGPFVTDLY; the protein is encoded by the coding sequence ATGCGGATCGGCGTCGGCTCCGGCAACCCGGTGAAACGCGAGGCGACAGAACGGGCGGTAGCGGGCGCGGGCGGCCCGGGCGGGAACGGAGACGGGTTCGACGGCGACGCGGACGGCCTCGGCGACGACACGGTCGTCGAGGCATGTCCGGTTCCCTCGGGCGTCTCCGAGCAGCCGGTCGGCCACGTCGAGACCCGGACGGGCGCGGTTAACCGGGCGAACGCGGTGCTCGATGAGAACGGGGAGACGTACGACCTCGGCGTCGGGATCGAGGGCGGCGTCGCGGAGTACGCGGGGAGCGACGGGCTCTTTCTCGTGATGTGGGCGGCCGTCGCCGACGGCGAGCGCGTCGGTGTCGGTACCGGCCCGAGCCTCGCGCTGCCGGGGTCCATCGCGGCGCGCGTCCGGGACGGCGAGGAGCTCGGGCCGGTGATGGACGACGTACTGGGGGAGTCGGACGTTGCGAGAAACCAGGGCGCCGCGGGCGCGCTCACCGGCGGCCGCGTCGACCGGACCGACGCCCTCCGGACCGCCGTGGCGGGCGCGCTCGGCCCGTTCGTGACGGATCTGTACTGA
- the rad50 gene encoding DNA double-strand break repair ATPase Rad50, whose product MRFDRLRLRNFKPYADTDLRLSDGVTVIHGLNGSGKSSLLEACFFALYGSKALDGTLEDVVTNGAEECEVELWFTHDGRSYHVRRELKRYGEQIQTTTCTLESEDETVHRDGATDVRSFVADLLRMDAEAFVNCAYVRQGEVNKLINATPTERQDMIDDLLQLGTLEEYRERAGDARLGVEDVRSTTRGALESVEEQVAEKEDRDLHGRLNSLESTLADVDEKIENYEQQREKAASTRDGAREVLDEYEERREELSELESEIDDLEATIREDEAERERLGDRVADLRDRVEESEATLKERLSAVDVDDAEPETLDARREELDDREDDLREELRETRSRVNALTNQSENLAEKAAEAAERADEKRDRAAELDEEAEAAAETLAEREESLAELETEREQLRAKFDNVPVSVSGASAHRESIREDLEAVRAEIRETSNEASAARSSVEEAERLLEEGKCPECGQPVDGSPHVDGLDDERERVDELEAELDDLTERETDLEEALDRAEELVEAENRLGQIADTRELIEDGIAEKEAEIEQARERAAELREDADDLESQAEEKREVSERKAEEAEEARADVEDLKADLEAVETARDRIDAVEAAREEVADAESEIERLTEKRADIADRNDERREFLATKRDRRDDLRDAFDDERVESAKERLENAEEYIENVDDALADLRERRDDLTSRIGAVENELDELEALRERRDELAERVAELDALHDETEELETMYGDLRAELRRANVESLERMLNETFELVYGNDAYSHIELDGEYELTVYQKDGEPLDPEQLSGGERALFNLSLRCAIYRLLAEGIEGAAPTPPLILDEPTVFLDSGHVSRLADLIDEMRGFGVRQILIVSHDDELVGAADELVRVEKNPTSNRSTVERLADPSLSAVELPPGDAEHADD is encoded by the coding sequence GTGAGGTTCGACCGCCTGCGGCTGCGGAACTTCAAGCCCTACGCCGACACCGACCTCCGCCTCTCGGACGGCGTGACGGTCATCCACGGGCTCAACGGCAGCGGGAAGTCGTCGCTGCTCGAGGCGTGCTTCTTCGCGCTGTACGGCTCGAAGGCGCTCGACGGTACCTTGGAGGACGTGGTTACCAACGGCGCAGAGGAGTGCGAGGTGGAGCTGTGGTTCACTCACGACGGCCGGTCGTACCACGTGCGCCGGGAGCTGAAGCGCTACGGCGAGCAGATCCAGACGACCACCTGCACGCTCGAATCCGAAGACGAGACGGTCCACCGCGACGGTGCGACCGACGTACGGTCGTTCGTCGCCGACCTGCTGCGCATGGACGCGGAGGCGTTCGTCAACTGCGCGTACGTCCGGCAGGGCGAGGTGAACAAGCTCATCAACGCCACGCCGACCGAGCGCCAGGACATGATCGACGACCTCCTCCAGCTGGGCACGCTGGAGGAGTACCGCGAGCGCGCCGGCGACGCGCGCCTCGGCGTCGAGGACGTACGCTCGACGACGCGGGGCGCGCTCGAGAGCGTCGAGGAGCAGGTGGCCGAGAAGGAGGACCGCGACCTGCACGGACGGCTCAACTCGCTGGAGTCGACGCTCGCGGACGTGGACGAGAAGATCGAGAACTACGAGCAGCAGCGCGAGAAGGCGGCGTCCACCCGCGACGGGGCTCGGGAGGTCCTCGACGAGTACGAGGAGCGTCGCGAGGAGCTGTCGGAGCTGGAGTCGGAGATCGATGACCTGGAGGCGACGATCCGCGAGGACGAGGCGGAGCGCGAACGGCTCGGCGACCGGGTCGCCGACCTCCGCGACCGCGTCGAGGAGAGCGAGGCGACCCTGAAGGAGCGGCTCTCGGCCGTCGATGTCGACGACGCGGAACCCGAGACGCTCGACGCGCGCCGCGAGGAACTCGACGACCGCGAGGACGACCTCCGCGAGGAGCTTCGCGAGACGCGCTCGCGGGTGAACGCCCTCACGAACCAGTCGGAGAACCTCGCGGAGAAGGCCGCGGAAGCCGCCGAGCGCGCCGACGAGAAGCGCGATCGTGCGGCGGAACTCGACGAGGAGGCGGAGGCGGCCGCGGAGACGCTCGCCGAGCGCGAGGAGTCGCTCGCGGAGCTGGAGACCGAACGCGAGCAGCTCCGGGCGAAGTTCGATAACGTGCCCGTCTCGGTTAGCGGGGCGTCCGCCCACCGCGAGTCGATCCGCGAGGACCTCGAGGCGGTGCGCGCGGAGATCCGGGAGACGAGCAACGAGGCGAGCGCCGCGCGGTCGAGCGTCGAGGAGGCCGAGCGGCTGTTGGAGGAGGGGAAGTGTCCCGAGTGCGGCCAGCCGGTCGACGGCTCGCCGCACGTCGACGGCCTCGACGACGAGCGCGAACGCGTCGACGAGCTGGAGGCGGAACTCGACGACCTGACCGAGCGCGAGACGGACCTGGAGGAGGCGCTCGACCGGGCCGAGGAGCTCGTCGAGGCGGAGAACCGGCTCGGGCAGATCGCGGACACACGCGAGCTGATCGAGGACGGCATCGCCGAGAAGGAGGCGGAGATCGAGCAGGCGCGCGAGCGCGCCGCCGAGCTGCGCGAGGACGCCGACGATCTGGAGTCGCAGGCCGAGGAGAAGCGCGAGGTCAGCGAACGGAAGGCCGAGGAGGCCGAGGAGGCGCGAGCGGACGTGGAGGACCTCAAGGCGGACCTCGAGGCGGTCGAGACCGCCCGCGACCGGATCGACGCCGTCGAGGCGGCGCGCGAGGAGGTCGCGGACGCCGAGTCCGAGATCGAGCGGTTAACCGAGAAGCGCGCGGACATCGCCGACCGCAACGACGAGCGCCGGGAGTTCCTCGCGACGAAGCGCGACCGGCGCGACGACCTCCGCGACGCGTTCGACGACGAGCGCGTGGAGTCGGCCAAGGAGCGCCTCGAGAACGCCGAGGAGTACATCGAGAACGTTGACGACGCGCTGGCGGACCTGCGCGAGCGACGCGACGACCTCACGAGCCGGATCGGCGCCGTCGAGAACGAACTCGACGAGCTGGAGGCGCTGCGCGAGCGACGCGACGAGCTGGCCGAGCGGGTCGCCGAGTTGGACGCGCTCCACGACGAGACCGAGGAGCTGGAGACGATGTACGGCGACCTCCGGGCGGAGCTTCGCAGGGCGAACGTCGAGAGCCTCGAACGGATGCTGAACGAGACGTTCGAGCTGGTGTACGGCAACGACGCCTACTCGCACATCGAGCTGGACGGCGAGTACGAGCTCACCGTCTACCAGAAGGACGGCGAGCCGCTGGACCCCGAGCAGCTCTCGGGCGGGGAGCGCGCGCTGTTCAACCTCTCGCTGCGCTGTGCGATCTACCGGTTACTCGCCGAGGGCATCGAGGGCGCGGCGCCGACGCCGCCGCTCATCCTCGACGAGCCGACGGTGTTCCTCGACTCGGGGCACGTCTCGCGGCTGGCGGACCTGATCGACGAGATGCGCGGCTTCGGTGTCAGGCAGATCCTGATCGTCAGCCACGACGACGAGCTCGTCGGCGCCGCCGACGAACTCGTGCGCGTCGAGAAGAACCCCACGTCGAACCGCTCGACGGTCGAGCGGCTGGCCGATCCGTCGCTGTCGGCGGTCGAGCTTCCGCCGGGCGACGCCGAGCACGCCGACGACTGA
- a CDS encoding DUF7322 domain-containing protein, whose amino-acid sequence MLGEDDEDGELFDLERQAGDAEEHGPRVDIPSVDDPSDSLPDPSTVDPAIQRAFVTAVVYANVALLGVSLGLMLVGFRGDWRLGGASIAIGVLAGVRLYQTVRSFKQRDTDEDADAGTDGDAPAGTDGDATAAADAASDIDDATGGDDGVADASTAATPGSEDR is encoded by the coding sequence GTGCTCGGCGAGGACGACGAGGACGGGGAGCTGTTCGACCTCGAACGGCAGGCCGGCGACGCCGAGGAGCACGGCCCCCGCGTCGACATCCCCTCCGTCGACGACCCGTCCGACTCGCTGCCGGACCCGTCGACGGTCGATCCCGCCATCCAGCGAGCGTTCGTCACGGCCGTCGTGTACGCCAACGTCGCGCTTCTCGGCGTCTCGCTGGGACTGATGCTCGTCGGCTTCCGCGGCGACTGGCGACTGGGCGGCGCGTCGATCGCGATCGGCGTGCTCGCCGGCGTCCGCCTCTATCAGACGGTTCGCTCGTTCAAGCAGCGTGACACGGACGAGGACGCTGACGCGGGCACCGACGGGGACGCTCCCGCGGGGACGGACGGGGATGCCACCGCCGCCGCCGACGCCGCCTCCGATATCGACGACGCCACCGGCGGCGACGATGGCGTCGCCGACGCGTCGACGGCCGCGACTCCCGGTTCCGAGGACCGCTGA
- a CDS encoding DNA-directed DNA polymerase, which yields MSDSQAGLDQFAGGGDADDGSGDRPAAEAAHVAGAGQGRVSAVVDREDIVVPDSTGTVEFMVTAVDYTVEGTGAEEYPVVHVFGRTADNEPEHVRVLGTEPYFYVPTVDIEGRELVEEYDVILDTREEGPDGERFESIRGEPVTKVVARTPRDVGQIRDDFERTYEADILFPNRFLIDHGVTSGLRVEERRLDARDGENRGRLQVTPDHVEPCDVDADIRVNTFDIEVDDRNGFPEDGEEPIVCLTSHDSYEDEYIAWLYDAPVGGVDAPAVLDDYEQIGDRDSDIEVRTFAEEDAMLDAFISYVEETDPDVLTGWNFEDFDAPYFMDRCEELDPRSDHDLSPDRLSRVNETWRSGWGGPDVKGRVVFDLLYAYQRTQFSELESYRLDAVGELELDVGKERYTGDIGDLWEQEPERLLEYNVRDVELCVEIDRKQKIVAFWDDARKFVGCQLEDAPTPGDAVDMYVLHNAFGDFVLPTKGQQEGEDFEGGAVFEPISGVEEMVSVLDLKSLYPMCMVTINASPETIVDDPDAFDGETYRAPNGTRFRKEPDGMMREMVDELLTERERLKGERDEHEPGSDAYEQYDRQQASVKVIMNSLYGVSGWDRFRLYDKDNAAAITAMGRRVIEFTEEAAREIDHEVTYGDTDSIMLALGSDISTEEAIEQSFEIEEHINGRYDDFAREELDAQEHRFEIEFEKLYRRFFQAGKKKRYAGHIVWKEGKDVDDIDITGFEYKRSDIAPVTKRVQKRVIEMIVHGEDTEDIADYLHAETQSFLDGDADLDEVGIPGGIGKRLESYDTDTAQVRGAKYANLMLGTNFQRGSKPKRLYLEKVHPDFWARMENEHGLDPQTDPLYGEFKRDPDVICFEYADEVPEEFEVDWDKMLDKTLKGPIARIIEALGMSWEEVKSGQEQTGLGSFM from the coding sequence ATGAGCGATTCGCAGGCGGGCCTCGACCAGTTCGCCGGCGGCGGGGACGCCGACGACGGGAGCGGCGACCGTCCCGCCGCGGAGGCGGCGCACGTCGCCGGCGCGGGACAGGGGCGAGTGAGCGCGGTCGTCGACCGCGAGGACATCGTCGTGCCGGATTCTACGGGGACGGTCGAGTTCATGGTCACCGCCGTCGACTACACCGTCGAGGGGACCGGCGCCGAGGAGTACCCGGTCGTCCACGTGTTCGGCCGCACCGCCGACAACGAGCCCGAGCACGTCCGCGTGCTCGGGACCGAGCCGTACTTCTACGTCCCGACGGTCGACATCGAGGGCCGGGAGCTCGTCGAGGAGTACGACGTGATCCTCGACACCCGCGAGGAGGGACCCGACGGCGAGCGCTTCGAGTCGATCCGGGGGGAACCGGTGACGAAGGTCGTCGCCCGCACGCCCCGCGACGTGGGCCAGATCCGCGACGACTTCGAGCGCACCTACGAGGCGGACATCCTGTTCCCGAACCGGTTCCTCATCGACCACGGCGTCACCTCGGGACTGCGCGTCGAGGAGCGGCGGCTCGACGCGCGCGACGGCGAGAACCGGGGTCGGCTGCAGGTAACGCCCGATCACGTCGAGCCGTGCGACGTTGACGCGGACATCCGCGTGAACACCTTCGACATCGAGGTCGACGACCGCAACGGCTTCCCGGAGGACGGCGAGGAGCCGATCGTCTGTCTCACCTCCCACGACTCCTACGAGGACGAGTACATCGCGTGGCTGTACGACGCGCCTGTCGGCGGGGTCGACGCGCCCGCGGTCCTCGACGACTACGAGCAGATCGGCGACCGCGACAGCGACATCGAGGTGCGCACGTTCGCCGAGGAGGACGCGATGCTCGACGCGTTCATCTCGTACGTCGAGGAGACCGACCCGGACGTGCTCACGGGGTGGAACTTCGAGGACTTCGACGCGCCGTACTTCATGGACCGCTGTGAGGAACTCGACCCGCGGAGCGACCACGACCTCTCGCCGGACCGCCTCTCGCGCGTGAACGAGACGTGGCGCTCGGGCTGGGGCGGTCCGGACGTGAAGGGCCGCGTCGTCTTCGACCTGCTGTACGCCTACCAGCGCACCCAGTTCTCCGAGCTGGAGTCGTACCGGCTCGACGCGGTCGGCGAACTCGAACTCGACGTGGGCAAGGAGCGCTACACGGGCGACATCGGCGACCTGTGGGAGCAGGAGCCCGAGCGCCTGCTGGAGTACAACGTCCGCGACGTGGAGCTGTGCGTCGAGATCGACCGCAAGCAGAAGATCGTCGCCTTCTGGGACGACGCGCGCAAGTTCGTCGGCTGCCAACTGGAGGACGCCCCGACGCCCGGCGACGCGGTCGACATGTACGTCCTGCACAACGCCTTCGGCGACTTCGTCCTGCCGACGAAGGGCCAACAGGAGGGCGAGGACTTCGAGGGCGGCGCCGTCTTCGAGCCGATCTCCGGCGTCGAGGAGATGGTGTCGGTGCTCGACCTCAAGTCGCTGTACCCGATGTGCATGGTGACGATCAACGCCAGCCCCGAGACCATCGTCGACGATCCCGACGCCTTCGACGGGGAGACGTACCGCGCGCCCAACGGCACCCGGTTCCGCAAGGAGCCCGACGGGATGATGCGCGAGATGGTCGACGAGCTGCTCACCGAGCGCGAGCGCCTGAAGGGCGAGCGCGACGAGCACGAACCCGGCTCCGACGCCTACGAGCAGTACGACCGCCAGCAGGCGTCGGTGAAGGTCATCATGAACAGCCTCTACGGGGTGTCGGGCTGGGATCGGTTCCGCCTCTACGACAAGGACAACGCCGCCGCGATCACGGCGATGGGGCGCCGCGTGATCGAGTTCACCGAGGAGGCGGCTCGTGAAATCGATCACGAAGTGACGTACGGGGACACTGACAGTATCATGCTCGCGCTCGGGAGCGACATCTCGACGGAGGAGGCGATCGAGCAGTCCTTCGAGATCGAGGAGCACATCAACGGCCGCTACGACGACTTCGCGCGCGAGGAACTCGACGCCCAGGAGCACCGCTTCGAGATCGAGTTCGAGAAGCTGTACCGGAGGTTCTTCCAGGCGGGCAAGAAGAAGCGCTACGCCGGCCACATCGTCTGGAAGGAGGGCAAGGACGTCGACGACATCGACATCACCGGGTTCGAGTACAAGCGCTCGGACATCGCGCCCGTCACCAAGCGCGTCCAGAAGCGCGTCATCGAGATGATCGTCCACGGGGAGGACACCGAGGACATCGCCGACTACCTGCACGCGGAGACCCAGAGCTTCCTCGACGGCGACGCCGACCTCGACGAGGTGGGGATCCCCGGGGGAATCGGCAAGCGCCTGGAGAGCTACGACACCGACACAGCCCAGGTCCGCGGGGCGAAGTACGCGAACCTCATGCTGGGCACGAACTTCCAGCGCGGATCGAAGCCAAAACGCCTCTACCTGGAGAAGGTACATCCGGACTTCTGGGCCCGCATGGAGAACGAGCACGGGCTCGACCCGCAGACCGACCCCCTGTACGGCGAGTTCAAGCGCGACCCCGACGTGATCTGCTTCGAGTACGCCGACGAGGTCCCCGAGGAGTTCGAGGTCGACTGGGACAAGATGCTGGACAAGACGCTGAAGGGACCGATCGCCCGGATCATCGAGGCGCTCGGGATGTCCTGGGAGGAGGTCAAGAGCGGGCAAGAACAGACCGGCCTCGGCAGCTTCATGTAG